A window of the Euwallacea similis isolate ESF13 chromosome 20, ESF131.1, whole genome shotgun sequence genome harbors these coding sequences:
- the LOC136415369 gene encoding maternal embryonic leucine zipper kinase-like isoform X1 has product MVKYSALKGLYETEKTIGCGGFAKVKLATHLATGEKVAIKIMDKKFLGDDLHRVTLELQALKSLSHNNICQLYQVIDTATHFFLVMEYCSGGELFDHIVEKNRLTESESRTFFRQIVSAVAYLHSLGYAHRDLKPENVLLDKQQNLKLIDFGLCAKPEGGMENPLFTSCGSPTYAAPELILGQQYLGQEVDVWAMGVLLYALLTGSLPFDDLNIDNLYRKILNGKYEEPRYISRESRKLIRAMLQVDPKKRIKISDLLDHSWLTLGVLEAVDFRSKIPSGLDRDCVQVMAKFMDSNEAFLRTELNKWKFDYNTSTYFLLLNRKKNGLSLKLNLSRIPKTFEAPQNIPLIELPVNVTPNHAVKYCPKLTDALKSPSCVSPTMKNGALSPSSGPFLEHKSTRSESVGRKAVKRPRSRLLDDASPVPLKKCTPVKGTPSKTPESRKLAALGTETPGSARRMLGSLERSLYKVRHVLTPKKPLDSVTSEPAVLNNKDLCNVSTTQCHDPELVITELGKSLEKKGIMCKRKGFSLKGSLDPNFIDRFGGCSFELEICFIPNLGHLAPKQNLTPTKSILKQGILTEIPSSHTQRVPDNCKGFLVGIRRKRLKGDSWCYKKVCEQVLALTATGFSSPRGRDGVLESAV; this is encoded by the exons ATGGTAAAATACTCCGCGTTGAAGGGATTATATGAGACAGAAAAGACCATAGGATGCGGAGGCTTCGCTAAAGTAAAATTGGCTACCCATTTGGCCACTGGAGAAAAGGTAGCAATTAAGATAATGGATAAGAAATTTTTGGGAGATGACTTGCATCGAGTCACATTAGAGCTACAAGCTTTGAAGTCCTTGTCTCATAATAATATTTGCCAGCTATATCAA GTCATAGACACAGCAACTCATTTCTTCTTAGTCATGGAGTATTGTTCCGGAGGGGAACTGTTTGATCACATTGTGGAAAAGAATAGGCTCACTGAATCGGAAAGTAGAACATTCTTTAGGCAAATTGTTAGTGCTGTAGCATATTTGCATAGCTTAGGATATGCTCATCGAGACTTAAAACCT gaGAATGTGCTGTTAGATAAGCAGcaaaatctgaaattaataGATTTTGGTCTCTGTGCTAAACCTGAAGGGGGCATGGAGAACCCTTTATTTACATCTTGTGGCTCACCCACTTATGCAGCCCCAGAACTCATTCTTGGACAACAATATTTGGGGCAAGAAGTGGATGTCTGGGCTATGGGAGTGTTGCTTTATGCCCTGTTAACTGGGAGTTTGCCTTTTGATGACTTGAATATTGATAATTTGTATAGAAAAATTTTG AACGGAAAATATGAAGAGCCTCGTTACATCTCCAGAGAGAGCCGGAAATTGATAAGAGCAATGCTGCAGGTTGATCCCAAAAAACGCATAAAGATATCAGATCTTTTGGACCACTCTTGGCTAACCTTAGGCGTCTTGGAAGCCGTTGATTTCAGATCTAAAATCCCCAGTGGCCTAGATCGCGACTGTGTGCAG GTTATGGCCAAATTTATGGACTCCAACGAGGCATTTTTAAGAACTGAATTAAACAAATGGAAGTTTGACTACAACACGTCGACTTACTTCCTTCTGCTGAATAGAAAAAAGAACGGCCtaagtttgaaattaaatttgtccAGAATTCCAAAAACCTTTGAGGCG CCTCAAAACATTCCCCTTATTGAACTGCCCGTGAACGTCACCCCCAACCATGCGGTTAAATATTGTCCCAAATTAACCGACGCTTTAAAAAGCCCAAGCTGTGTGAGCCCCACAATGAAGAACGGAGCTCTCAGTCCTTCATCGGGACCATTCTTAGAGCACAAATCTACTCGCTCCGAGTCCGTAGGCCGGAAAGCCGTAAAAAGACCCAGAAGTCGGTTGTTGGATGACGCATCTCCTG TGCCATTGAAAAAATGCACGCCGGTCAAGGGGACACCCTCAAAAACGCCAGAAAG CAGGAAATTAGCTGCTCTTGGAACCGAAACTCCGGGCTCAGCACGCAGAATGTTAGGCAGCTTAGAGAGGTCTTTGTATAAGGTTCGACACGTGTTGACTCCGAAGAAACCACTGGATTCTGTAACTTCAGAGCCCGCTGTTCTTAATAATAAG GACTTGTGCAATGTCTCCACAACTCAATGCCACGATCCAGAGTTGGTGATCACGGAACTGGGCAAGAGCCTGGAAAAGAAAGGAATAATGTGCAAAAGAAAAGG CTTTTCCTTGAAAGGCAGTCTGGACCCAAATTTTATCGACCGGTTCGGTGGCTGCTCTTTCGAATTGGAAATCTGCTTCATCCCTAATTTGGGCCACTTGGCCCCCAAGCAAAACTTGACCCCTACCAAATCTATCCTGAAACAGGGAATCTTAACTGAAATACCGTCCTCACATACACAACGTGTCCCTGATAATTGTAAGGGGTTCCTCGTGGGAATCAGACGTAAGAGGCTTAAAGGAGATTCCTGGTGCTACAAGAAGGTGTGCGAGCAAGTCTTGGCTTTGACTGCCACGGGGTTCAGTAGCCCCAGAGGAAGGGACGGAGTGTTGGAGTCTGCGGTGTAG
- the LOC136415594 gene encoding cysteine-rich hydrophobic domain-containing protein 2-like, protein MSQLNEVLVRGDGTIVLFGVPNHYRLDLPQKLTSRLAPEEFRFTVRRINKLLDTEIIMNFLFFIMGCFLCPCTAGVTMAPVVLLNKRTRNRVRDLLKAENGRLYHNLGLHWSLAKQNFDLNVEYCLQIEFIVKDPDIGPD, encoded by the exons atgtcccAACTTAATGAGGTGTTGGTGCGAGGGGATGGCACTATAGTTTTATTCGGAGTTCCTAATCATTACAGATTGGACTTGCCTCAGAAATTAACGTCCAGATTGGCTCCTGAAGAATTTAG GTTTACAGTGCGTAGAATTAACAAATTGCTGGACACTGAGATTATAAtgaatttcctatttttcatTATGGGATGTTTTCTTTGTCCTTGTACGGCTGGTGTCACTATGGCCCCCGTggttcttttaaataaaagaaccAGAAACCGCGTTAGAGATCTATTAAAAGCAGAGAACGGACGACTTTACCATAATTTAGGATTACACTGGTCACTGGCGAAGCAAAATTTTGACTTAAATGTTGAGTATTGCTTGCAGATTGAGTTTATTGTGAAAGACCCTGATATCGGACCTGATTAA
- the Tom40 gene encoding mitochondrial import receptor subunit TOM40 homolog 1, with protein sequence MGNVQAYSAVPPPPPPRAAFPKEKVDPEVKITQEESIENPGPLEEIHTKCKNVYPTCFEGARIMLSRGLSNHFQITHTINMSSVTPSGYRFGATYVGTQQISPSEAYPILLGDIDPSGNLNASIIHQFQPKINAKFGAQVQNSKFQVAQLTLNYKGSDYTASMTVANPDIINNSGVVVLHYLQAVTPKLALGSELAYQRGPAVPGGEIALLSAAAKYTTENYQLSGTVGVSGVHLCYYQKASKQLQIGVEFEANNRIQESVASIGYQVDLPKSEVAFKGHIDSNWSVGAVLEKKLSPLPFTLAISGLMNHQKNNFRVGVGVIIG encoded by the exons atggGTAATGTACAAGCTTATTCAGCAGTACCACCACCACCACCCCCGCGTGCTGCTTTTCCCAAAGAAAAAGTCGATCCAGAGGTGAAAATTACCCAAGAAGAAAGCATCGAAAACCCCGGACCTCTTGAGGAAATCCACACAAAATGCAAAA ACGTGTATCCCACATGCTTCGAAGGAGCCCGAATAATGCTCTCTAGAGGTCTTAGCAATCATTTCCAAATCACTCATACAATAAACATGAGCTCAGTAACCCCTAGTGGTTATCGGTTTGGAGCTACATATGTAGGAACTCAGCAGATATCCCCAAGTGAAGCATATCCAATTTTGCTAGGAGATATAGACCCTAGTGGAAACTTAAATGCTTCAATCATACACCAGTTTCAGCctaaaataaatgctaaatTTGGGGCACAAGTACAAAACTCAAAGTTCCAAGTTGCTCAACTGACACTAAATTATAAAGGGAGCGATTACACGGCGAGTATGACAGTGGCAAATCCAGACATTATTAACAATTCGGGGGTAGTTGTGTTGCACTATTTACAAGCAGTAACTCCAAAGTTGGCTTTGGGATCAGAGTTGGCTTACCAACGAGGGCCTGCTGTGCCTGGGGGAGAAATTGCTTTGCTAAGTGCAGCTGCAAA atacACAACAGAAAACTATCAATTGTCTGGGACAGTAGGAGTCTCAGGAGTTCATTTATGTTACTACCAAAAAGCTAGTAAGCAGTTACAAATAGGTGTTGAATTTGAAGCCAATAACCGAATCCAAGAATCAGTGGCATCTATTGGATATCAAGTTGATCTGCCTAAAAGTGAAGTAGCttttaaag GTCACATAGACTCTAACTGGTCAGTAGGTGCAGTGTtagaaaagaaattaagtCCTTTGCCCTTCACATTAGCTATTAGCGGACTGATGAACcatcagaaaaataattttagagtAGGAGTGGGTGTGATAATAGGTTAA
- the Rbbp5 gene encoding retinoblastoma-binding protein 5 homolog: MNLELLESFGQNYPEEFDGALDSQSIALTCAFNKRGTLLAVGSNDGKIVIWDFLTRGMAKTISAHVHPICSVSWSRNSYKIASASTDNNVCIWDVLTGECEQKYRFPCPVLKVQFEPRNLERLLVCPMKHAPVMVDTNGRHQVLPIDDDGDLNIVASFDRRGDYVYTGNAKGKVLILDAKTLEIKASFRIVLGSSSATAVKSIEFARRGDNCLINTADRIIRVYDSKEILACGKDGEPEPIQKLQDLVNKTMWKKCCFSGDGEYICAGSARMHSLYIWEKSIGNLVKILHGTKGELLVDVAWHPVRPIIASVSSGVVSVWAQNQVENWSAFAPDFKELDENLEYDERESEFDLDDEDKSVASGGDDKEDTDLEVDICQVERVAAFCSSDEEDENTDCLQFLPIAPEIEDPEDNWTPTDTNIPIVSQNTGPPPAKKRKYKSYDIPLEHLPEGEVHPLVGGKSKDKLPAGLKKAGRPRK, encoded by the exons ATGAACTTGGAATTGCTAG AGTCTTTTGGTCAAAATTATCCAGAG GAATTTGATGGTGCTCTTGACTCCCAATCCATAGCTTTGACATGCGCTTTCAATAAGCGAGGCACCCTCTTGGCTGTTGGAAGCAATGATGGCAAGATTGTCATTTGGGACTTTCTTACCAGGGGAATGGCAAAGACAATATCAG CTCATGTGCATCCAATATGCAGTGTCAGTTGGTCTAGGAATAGTTATAAAATTGCTTCAGCCTCAACTGATAACAATGTGTGCATTTGGGATGTCCTGACTGGGGAGTGTGAGCAAAAGTACAG ATTTCCATGCCCAGTATTAaaggtgcaatttgaaccaaGAAATTTGGAACGATTATTGGTGTGCCCTATGAAACATGCTCCAGTGATGGTAGATACTAATGGGAGGCACCAAGTGCTGCCTATAGATGATGAT GGTGATCTTAATATAGTTGCGAGCTTTGATCGGCGGGGAGACTATGTTTACACTGGGAACGCCAAGGGCAAAGTTCTAATTTTAGATGCAAAAACCTTGGAAATTAAAGCGAGCTTCAGGATTGTTTTAGGGTCCTCTAGTGCCACTGCTGTTAAAAGTATTGAATTTGCTAGGAGGGGGGA TAACTGTTTGATAAACACTGCAGACCGAATAATAAGAGTGTATGATAGCAAAGAAATATTGGCTTGCGGCAAGGATGGAGAGCCTGAGCCTATTCAGAAACTTCAGGATTTAGTCAACAA aacaaTGTGGAAAAAGTGTTGTTTCTCAGGAGATGGTGAGTACATTTGTGCAGGCTCAGCGCGAATGCACTCCCTGTACATCTGGGAAAAGTCCATTGGGAATTTGGTAAAAATCCTTCATGGAACTAAAGGAGAGCTTTTGGTTGATGTAGCTTGGCATCCAGTGCGGCCTATTATCGCTAGCGTATCTTCAG GTGTAGTAAGTGTTTGGGCTCAAAATCAGGTGGAGAATTGGTCAGCGTTCGCGCCAGATTTTAAAGAATTAGATGAGAATCTGGAGTATGATGAACGGGAGAGCGAGTTCGATCTTGACGACGAGGATAAGTCTGTAGCGAGTGGAGGAGATGATAAAGAAGATACAGATTTAGAG GTCGATATCTGTCAAGTCGAGAGAGTAGCTGCTTTCTGCAGTAGTGATGAGGAGGACGAAAACACTGACTGCCTTCAGTTCCTTCCAATAGCACCTGAG ATTGAAGATCCGGAGGACAATTGGACTCCAACAGACACTAACATTCCTATAGTTAGCCAGAATACGGGTCCCCCACCGgccaaaaagagaaaatacaAGTCCTATGATATCCCCCTTGAGCACTTACCTGAAGGAG AGGTTCATCCCTTGGTAGGCGGTAAATCTAAGGATAAACTGCCCGCTGGTCTAAAGAAAGCTGGAAGGCCTAGGAAATGA
- the LOC136415369 gene encoding maternal embryonic leucine zipper kinase-like isoform X2, protein MVKYSALKGLYETEKTIGCGGFAKVKLATHLATGEKVAIKIMDKKFLGDDLHRVTLELQALKSLSHNNICQLYQVIDTATHFFLVMEYCSGGELFDHIVEKNRLTESESRTFFRQIVSAVAYLHSLGYAHRDLKPENVLLDKQQNLKLIDFGLCAKPEGGMENPLFTSCGSPTYAAPELILGQQYLGQEVDVWAMGVLLYALLTGSLPFDDLNIDNLYRKILNGKYEEPRYISRESRKLIRAMLQVDPKKRIKISDLLDHSWLTLGVLEAVDFRSKIPSGLDRDCVQVMAKFMDSNEAFLRTELNKWKFDYNTSTYFLLLNRKKNGLSLKLNLSRIPKTFEAPQNIPLIELPVNVTPNHAVKYCPKLTDALKSPSCVSPTMKNGALSPSSGPFLEHKSTRSESVGRKAVKRPRSRLLDDASPVPLKKCTPVKGTPSKTPERKLAALGTETPGSARRMLGSLERSLYKVRHVLTPKKPLDSVTSEPAVLNNKDLCNVSTTQCHDPELVITELGKSLEKKGIMCKRKGFSLKGSLDPNFIDRFGGCSFELEICFIPNLGHLAPKQNLTPTKSILKQGILTEIPSSHTQRVPDNCKGFLVGIRRKRLKGDSWCYKKVCEQVLALTATGFSSPRGRDGVLESAV, encoded by the exons ATGGTAAAATACTCCGCGTTGAAGGGATTATATGAGACAGAAAAGACCATAGGATGCGGAGGCTTCGCTAAAGTAAAATTGGCTACCCATTTGGCCACTGGAGAAAAGGTAGCAATTAAGATAATGGATAAGAAATTTTTGGGAGATGACTTGCATCGAGTCACATTAGAGCTACAAGCTTTGAAGTCCTTGTCTCATAATAATATTTGCCAGCTATATCAA GTCATAGACACAGCAACTCATTTCTTCTTAGTCATGGAGTATTGTTCCGGAGGGGAACTGTTTGATCACATTGTGGAAAAGAATAGGCTCACTGAATCGGAAAGTAGAACATTCTTTAGGCAAATTGTTAGTGCTGTAGCATATTTGCATAGCTTAGGATATGCTCATCGAGACTTAAAACCT gaGAATGTGCTGTTAGATAAGCAGcaaaatctgaaattaataGATTTTGGTCTCTGTGCTAAACCTGAAGGGGGCATGGAGAACCCTTTATTTACATCTTGTGGCTCACCCACTTATGCAGCCCCAGAACTCATTCTTGGACAACAATATTTGGGGCAAGAAGTGGATGTCTGGGCTATGGGAGTGTTGCTTTATGCCCTGTTAACTGGGAGTTTGCCTTTTGATGACTTGAATATTGATAATTTGTATAGAAAAATTTTG AACGGAAAATATGAAGAGCCTCGTTACATCTCCAGAGAGAGCCGGAAATTGATAAGAGCAATGCTGCAGGTTGATCCCAAAAAACGCATAAAGATATCAGATCTTTTGGACCACTCTTGGCTAACCTTAGGCGTCTTGGAAGCCGTTGATTTCAGATCTAAAATCCCCAGTGGCCTAGATCGCGACTGTGTGCAG GTTATGGCCAAATTTATGGACTCCAACGAGGCATTTTTAAGAACTGAATTAAACAAATGGAAGTTTGACTACAACACGTCGACTTACTTCCTTCTGCTGAATAGAAAAAAGAACGGCCtaagtttgaaattaaatttgtccAGAATTCCAAAAACCTTTGAGGCG CCTCAAAACATTCCCCTTATTGAACTGCCCGTGAACGTCACCCCCAACCATGCGGTTAAATATTGTCCCAAATTAACCGACGCTTTAAAAAGCCCAAGCTGTGTGAGCCCCACAATGAAGAACGGAGCTCTCAGTCCTTCATCGGGACCATTCTTAGAGCACAAATCTACTCGCTCCGAGTCCGTAGGCCGGAAAGCCGTAAAAAGACCCAGAAGTCGGTTGTTGGATGACGCATCTCCTG TGCCATTGAAAAAATGCACGCCGGTCAAGGGGACACCCTCAAAAACGCCAGAAAG GAAATTAGCTGCTCTTGGAACCGAAACTCCGGGCTCAGCACGCAGAATGTTAGGCAGCTTAGAGAGGTCTTTGTATAAGGTTCGACACGTGTTGACTCCGAAGAAACCACTGGATTCTGTAACTTCAGAGCCCGCTGTTCTTAATAATAAG GACTTGTGCAATGTCTCCACAACTCAATGCCACGATCCAGAGTTGGTGATCACGGAACTGGGCAAGAGCCTGGAAAAGAAAGGAATAATGTGCAAAAGAAAAGG CTTTTCCTTGAAAGGCAGTCTGGACCCAAATTTTATCGACCGGTTCGGTGGCTGCTCTTTCGAATTGGAAATCTGCTTCATCCCTAATTTGGGCCACTTGGCCCCCAAGCAAAACTTGACCCCTACCAAATCTATCCTGAAACAGGGAATCTTAACTGAAATACCGTCCTCACATACACAACGTGTCCCTGATAATTGTAAGGGGTTCCTCGTGGGAATCAGACGTAAGAGGCTTAAAGGAGATTCCTGGTGCTACAAGAAGGTGTGCGAGCAAGTCTTGGCTTTGACTGCCACGGGGTTCAGTAGCCCCAGAGGAAGGGACGGAGTGTTGGAGTCTGCGGTGTAG